The proteins below are encoded in one region of Diorhabda carinulata isolate Delta chromosome 3, icDioCari1.1, whole genome shotgun sequence:
- the LOC130892057 gene encoding transmembrane protein 214 — protein sequence MSGQWEVVTKKRDKGSKLPIPKVNNSKDFKNNKNVLNGVKIEEVLPKSQVQSLYSSKLKENKLLDKNKPKENVKKTVVKKEKQVEYTKPKPPKSIESALNAIDVNEFKDVYEKNKNHFPEAPIVWLKELLQYLNQKVPIESHDPVFSTKPINYPLSVVPSGLNAIIEKVLKEAGKSNVQLFFDICLTSLATEMSKGLPATGYKIFLQYISLQEPTLVTTSIQKHVNLRNSYQNRPNIGLSILWGISHVGYKNFSSGLLVFQDLFLPLLEMKHYSRYVLTYLINLLKINKEKPLSLDELLLILNVVYNNKKNMPNDLIQELTAIVSDIKPSSIKQSGNIEILLKNINLNSNALYQTYLCDILVETFYNDQSTLSTWGKIYSKNIQSSAILLEFMSNNWSKIYKKINRNAFNSLITNIKSINEELSLKKRKEEGVKSSIAAIQKIEKKMVVEEKKGSSSKLLIILLLTIGGLLYYDIKQHGSWNESLTNKTLKEYKVCEYSHLVIDKLKEGLHWTSEKIEEQFPNLQQTIITYSEPYVELAINLGKLCRNAYYDIKERVLEKYPVVVESVEVYLPGIIENSQKMLSNAYVTSILYYNRGMDYLKNEVFVGQLSPENMQRVVIEAFNSTQQKATEYYHWIYEKVQTSIK from the exons atgtCTGGGCAATGGGAAGTTGTTACCAAAAAAAGAGATAAAGGAAGTAAATTACCAATACCTAAAGTCAACAACTCTAAagactttaaaaataataaaaacgtcCTCAATGGAGTGAAAATTGAAGAAGTTC taCCTAAATCGCAAGTGCAGAGTTTATATAGTAGTAAACTTAAAGAAAATAAGTtgttagataaaaataaacctAAAGAGAATGTTAAAAAGACAGTGGTTAAAAAAGAGAAACAAGTGGAATATACGAAACCTAAACCTCCCAAGTCCATTGAAAGTGCTCTTAATGCT ATTGATGTTAATGAATTTAAagatgtttatgaaaaaaataaaaatcattttcctgAAGCACCAATAGTATGGCTAAAGGAATTATTGCAGTATTTAAATCAGAAAGTTCCAATTGAGAGCCATGATCctgttttttcaacaaaaccTATCAACTATCCTCTCAGTGTG GTTCCTTCTGGTTTAAATGCTATTATTGAGAAAGTACTGAAAGAAGCAGGCAAAAGTAATGTCCAATTATTTTTCGACATTTGTTTGACTTCATTGGCTACTGAAATGAGCAAAGGGCTTCCAGCTACAGGATATAAGATATTTTTACAGTATATTTCTTTACAAGAACCTACATTAGTGACGACCAGTATTCAGAAACATGTTAATTTAAgaaattcttatcaaaatagaCCCAACATAGGACTATCGATACTTTGGGGTATAAGTCATGTAGGGTATAAGAATTTCAGCAGCGGATTGTTAG tttTTCAGGATTTATTTCTACCATTACTAGAAATGAAACATTATTCTCGTTACGTGCTAACTTATTTGATAAACTTGCTGAAAATTAACAAAGAAAAACCTTTATCGTTGGATGAACTGTTGTTAATATTGAATGTtgtatataataacaaaaagaacATGCCAAATGATTTGATACAAGAATTGACTGCAATTGTTTCTGACATCAAACCTTCATCTATTAAACAGTCAGGCAACATAGAAATATTGCTCaagaatattaatttaaatagtaATGCCTTATATCAGACTTACCTGTGTGATATTTTAGTGGAGACTTTTTATAATGACCAATCCACTTTGTCTACTTGGGgtaaaatttattctaaaaacatACAATCCAGTGCCATACTTCTGGAATTCATGA GTAATAATTGgtctaaaatttataaaaagattaACAGAAATGCATTCAATAGTTTAATAActaatataaaatcaataaacgAGGAGTTATCTTTGAAGAAACGTAAAGAAGAAGGAGTTAAATCAAGTATTGCAGCTATCCAG aaaattgagaaaaaaatggttGTCGAGGAGAAGAAAGGTTCTTCTTCcaagttgttaataatattattattaacaattggTGGTTTATTATACTACGATATTAAACAACATGGAAGTTGGAATG AAAGCCTAACAAATAAGACATTAAAAGAATATAAAGTTTGTGAGTATAGCCATTTGGTAATTGATAAACTAAAAGAAGGATTGCATTGGACTAGTGAAAAGATTGAAGAGCAATTTCCGAATTTGCAACAAACCATCATCACATATTCTGAACCATACGTAGAATTGGCCATCAATTTGGGAAAACTTTGTCGTAATGCTTATTATGATATAAAAGAGAGAGTTTTAGAGAAGTATCCTGTAGTAGTTGAATCG gTAGAAGTATATTTACCTGGGATTATAGAAAACTCTCAAAAAATGCTAAGCAATGCTTATGTAACAtctattttgtattataatagAGGAATGGACTATCTTAAAAATGAAGTATTTGT AGGTCAACTGTCGCCGGAAAACATGCAGAGAGTTGTTATAGAAGCCTTCAATTCGACACAACAAAAGGCAACAGAATACTACCATTGGATTTACGAAAAAGTTCAGACAAGcatcaaatga
- the LOC130892059 gene encoding glycosaminoglycan xylosylkinase homolog, with translation MFRRRTILLLTLVLLILFFITTNYLLITLSIENEIGSKSVEEFIYQKLEELPDHYKLLPSQYNNEIPESFESFKISSNITNKIDVIWKIANSWTNNTKLIDIKSKYVGDILLMLQRGKIIKADIDSRGTQLKLLLTLQGNQEVIFKPKWYDRNKIIDGPIYAGKDRYNSEIVAFYLSVILNKPLCPISIERKLSLRNEILPVATKRLLNTALIENNRSCLYGKCFYCNINDPICDDDNSSLLGAVIINFKANLVNHRSPWQRTYKKGKNALWQEFPDNYCNIVGQKISRKRLYDLIDISLFDFIIQNGDRHHYETLDDTVLWLDNGKGLGNPYKHHIDILAPLYQCCILRKSTLKTLLSLTGGRLTKKLKEMPGINNLITSEHLKAMEDRLLLIFATIEYCKDKNLL, from the exons atgttccGACGACGAACGATACTCTTGTTAACTCTGGTTTTATTGATACTcttttttataacaacaaatTACCTACTTATTACATTATCAATCGAAAATGAAATAGGTAGCAAATCTGTGGaagaatttatttatcaaaaacttgaaGAATTACCAGATCATTATAAATTACTACCGTCACAGTACAATAACGAAATTCCAGAATCGTtcgaaagttttaaaatttcatcaaatataacCAATAAAATTGACGTAATTTGGAAAATAGCCAATTCTTGGACCAATAATACCAAACTAATAgatataaaaagcaaatatgTTGGAGACATTCTTTTAATGCTTCAAAGGGGTAAAATAATTAAAGCTGACATAGATTCACGAGGAACTCAGCTCAAATTACTATTAACATTGCAg gGTAATCAAGAGGTTATATTCAAACCAAAATGGTAtgacagaaataaaataattgatggaCCAATATATGCCGGAAAAGATCGCTACAATTCTGAAATAGTTGCATTTTATTTatcagttattttaaataaacccTTATGTCCAATAAGCatcgaaagaaaattatcactaagaaatgaaattttaccTGTTGCAACAAAAAGATTACTTAATACTGCGCTGATTGAAAATAATAGGAGCTGTTTATATGgcaaatgtttttattgtaacATCAATGATCCAATATGTGATGATGATAACTCGTCATTATTGGGGGCtgtgataattaattttaaggCAAATTTAGTTAATCATAGATCACCATGGCAACGTacatataaaaaaggaaaaaatgcaCTGTGGCAGGAATTTCCTGATAATTATTGCAA CATTGTTGgtcaaaaaatatcaagaaaacgTCTTTATGATTTGATAGATATATCACTGTTTGATTTTATCATTCAAAATGGAGATAGGCATCATTATGAAACATTAGATGATACTGTACTATGGTTAGATAATGGTAAAGGATTAGGAAATCCCTATAAACACCATATAGACATTTTAGCTCCTCTTTACCAGTGTTGCAT ATTAAGAAAATCAACTTTGAAAACTCTTTTAAGTCTAACTGGAGGAAGACTTAcaaaaaagttgaaagaaaTGCCtggaattaataatttaattacatcTGAACACCTCAAAGCAATGGAAGATAGATTGTTACTTATTTTTGCTACAATTGAATACTGCAAAGATAAAAACTTgctttaa
- the LOC130892063 gene encoding ubiquitin-conjugating enzyme E2 R2 has product MANKATSSALRALAVEYKSLQEEPVEGFCVKLVNEDNLFEWEVAIFGPPDTLYMGGCFKARMKFPTDYPYSPPSIRFLTKVWHPNVYENGDLCISILHPPVDDPQSGELPCERWNPTQNVRTILLSVISLLNEPNTFSPANVDASVMYRRWRDSKGKDKEYENIIRKQAMAARAEAERDGLKVPLTLEDYCIKTQVKPNNSEPQVEMTDFYDDDYDEEYDDPSDGSEYPEEDDNDSGNGEL; this is encoded by the exons ATGGCAAACAAAGCAACGAGTAGTGCTCTTAGGGCGTTAGCAGTGGAGTATAAAAGTTTACAGGAAGAACCAGTTGAAGGTTTTTGTGTAAAACTTGTTAATGAAGATAATCTTTTCGAATGGGAAGTAGCTATTTTCGGTCCACCTGATACCCTCTATATGGGAGGTTGCTTCAAG gCAAGAATGAAATTTCCCACAGATTATCCATATTCACCACCATCAATAAGATTTTTAACAAAAGTCTGGCATCCTAATGTATATGAG AATGGAGATTTGTGTATTAGTATTCTTCACCCTCCTGTAGATGATCCACAATCTGGTGAACTACCATGTGAACGTTGGAATCCAACACAAAATGTTCGAACTATTTTATTGTCTGTAATATCACTTCTAAATGAACCAAACACATTTAGTCCTGCCAATGTTGATGCCTCAGTAATGTACCGCCGCTGGAGGGATTCAAAAGGAAAAGataaagaatatgaaaatatcatAAG gaaaCAAGCAATGGCTGCTAGAGCTGAAGCAGAACGAGATGGTTTAAAAGTACCATTAACCTTGGAAgattattgtattaaaacacAAGTGAAACCGAATAATTCTGAGCCTCAAGTTGAAATGACTGATTTTtatgatgatgattatgatgaagAGTACGATGACCCATCTGATGGATCTGAATATCCCGAGGAAGATGATAATGACAGTGGAAACGGAGAATTGTGA
- the LOC130892054 gene encoding ATP-dependent RNA helicase DHX30-like, giving the protein MLSKYCFNVLNKGTISHRFNCYRKINSIKDVFFNNGPRNIYSWTNFVKPELSGVLKVGVRSYATKTEDEENRRSIRHRNKLNISNLSSDSNENVTQQSFLTNLELNKIQQIYYADTEETKQTLKMFPSPKNVLHNIFTLLVQETKNNSLHLAPSFKSLSNQRGGASWICTYNIGWPTQIKFLAKDNRKKVASDKAALAALTWLRLNNKITTNGAPIIYDKEEVKQLTKGSIPLLNLRQKTLENIDKIINVYEEKMNSHILKCQDSSVIQSKDVLTVAQEHELHMKSITKKFLGFQKYIAKEKHPLPITAYKEQFIEMLNTNQVIIVKGEPGCGKSTRIPQYVLEAWVREHELSEKTGMIAVTQPRRIAAISLAERVCSERNESVGHIVGYQVRLNSVFRPLTGRILYCTTGILLRHVQSDSSLSEFSHIILDEAHERDVNTDLLMNILKLSLKKNPNLKLIVMSATIDTDMFKNYYNGAPVIEIPGFTYPVERFFIDNLNDLDLTKTKTMCESYAPSVVHEDVVKVIDYINCTKPEGAILCFLPGWDDIAKVQRMIPQRGSTVVYCLHSRLNDKEQFKIFSKPPPGVRKIILATNIAETSVTIDDVVYVVDTGIHKEQRFDTSKGIKCIDNNWISKASAIQRCGRAGRVQPGQSFHLYTQSKHDCFEEYTLPEILRTSLTKIVLDSKAFSNNMDTLTFMKSLPTPPEEVAVSKAVEELKEIELLDENENLTTLGRTLAEFQLEPKLAKTLVNSYIYKCLSPIIDIITLFSTDTEIFSSGLIDKETIKEIKSEFSENSDHLAMMRIFEKFLEFDEIVDADKLRRFCRDLNLIPHKMEMFRKLRKIHSDYLVDGLHDVLPFSDDYSDKDEFVKAVLYSGVGNILQHRTWDIVKNRLKNNTNVLLTRNNHKATITPESVNYRRYKFPTNYLLYINETRSNIRRTTLVRECSFLTNLSVLLFSNKKLKIDKVCDKDAQEGVENEHIELVLENTNIKFVCKKKEAEKIIRCKEVIHLCYGYFIAQLTRIGERNEDVNAIWSDILELINEVINDNTK; this is encoded by the exons atgttatctaaatattgttttaatgttttaaataaagGAACTATAAGTCACAGGTTCAAT tgttacagaaaaataaattctataaaagacgtatttttcaataatggaCCAAGAAATATTTACAGTTGGACAAATTTCGTGAAACCAGAATTGTCTGGTGTACTTAAAGTTGGTGTTCGAAGTTATGCTACCAAAACTGAAGATGAAGAGAACAGGCGATCTATTAGACacagaaataaattgaatatatctAACTTAAGCAGTGATAGTAACGAAAATGTAACCCAACAaagttttttaacaaatcttGAATTAAATAAG attcaacaaatatattatgCAGATACTGAGGAAACcaaacaaacattaaaaatgttccCATCGCCTAAAAATGTTTTGCAcaatatatttacattattagtacaagaaactaaaaataattcattgcaTTTAGCCCCTTCATTTAAATCACTTTCGAACCAAAGAGGTGGTGCTTCTTGGATATGTACTTACAATATAGGATGGCCAACTCAGATAAAATTTTTAG cTAAAGATAATAGGAAGAAAGTTGCTTCAGATAAGGCAGCTTTAGCTGCACTTACTTGGTTAAGacttaataacaaaataacaacaaatGGTGCACCAATTATCTATGATAAAGAAGAAGTAAAACAATTAACCAAAGGAAGTATACCACTTCTGAACCTTCGACAAAAGACgttagaaaatattgataagattataaatgtttatgaagaaaaaatgaattctcACATTTTGAAATGCCAAGATTCCTCAGTAATACAATCAAAAGATGTCTTGACTGTTGCACAAGAACATGAACTACACATGAAATCtattacaaagaaatttttGGGTTTTCAAAAGTATATTGCTAAAGAAAAACATCCTTTGCCAATTACAGCTTACAA ggAACAATTCATTGAAATGTTAAATACAAACCAAGTAATAATAGTTAAAGGGGAACCGGGTTGTGGGAAAAGTACACGAATACCACAATATGTACTAGAGGCATGGGTTAGAGAACATGAACTTAGTGAAAAAACAGGAATGATAGCAGTTACTCAACCAAGAAGAATAGCTGCGATTTCTTTGGCAGAACGAGTTTGCAGTGAAAGAAATGAATCG GTTGGGCACATTGTAGGCTACCAAGTAAGATTAAATTCAGTGTTTCGTCCATTAACTGGGAGAATTTTATACTGCACAACAGGAATTTTACTACGACATGTCCAATCGGATAGCAGTTTATCAGAATTCAGTCACATTATTTTAGATGAAGCACACGAAAGAGATGTTAATACAGACTTATTAATGAACATCCTAAAACTTTCTTTGAAAAAGAAccctaatttaaaattaatagtaatGAGTGCTACTATTGATACAGAtatgttcaaaaattattacaatggTGCTCCAGTGATAGAAATTCCCGGATTTACCTATCCTGTTGAAAGA tttttcattgaCAATTTGAATGACCTGGATTTAACAAAGACTAAAACTATGTGTGAAAGTTATGCACCTTCAGTAGTACACGAAGATGTTGTTAAAGTCATAGATTACATAAATTGTACAAAACCTGAAGGAGCCATTCTTTGTTTCCTTCCAGGTTGGGATGATATTGCTAAAGTACAAAGAATGATACCACAGAGAGGTAGCACAGTAGTGTATTGTTTACATTCTAg GTTGAACGACAAGGAGCAGttcaaaatttttagtaaacCTCCTCCTGGTGtacgaaaaattatattagcGACGAATATTGCAGAAACATCCGTAACTATTGATGATGTTGTTTATGTTGTTGATACCGGAATACACAAGGAGCAAAGATTTGATACAAGCAAAG GTATTAAATGTATTGACAATAATTGGATATCAAAAGCAAGTGCAATCCAAAGGTGTGGCCGAGCAGGGAGAGTTCAACCCGGTCAAAGTTTCCATCTCTATACACAGTCCAAACATGATTGTTTCGAAGAATATACTTTACCTGAAATACTACGCACATCtttaacaaaaatagttttagattCAAAAGCTTTCAGTAATAATATGGATACACTTACATTCATGAAATCTTTACCAACTCCTCCTGAGGAAGTTGCTGTTTCTAAGGCGGTAgaagaattaaaagaaatagaatTACTTGACGAAAACGAAAATTTGACAACGTTGGGAAGAACTTTAGCAGAATTTCAGCTCGAACCTAAATTGGCTAAAACATTAGTAAATTCTTATATATACAAATGCCTATCTCCGATAATTGACATCATAACTTTGTTTTCCACTGACAcagaaatattttcttcggGTTTAATAGATAAAGAAACAATTAAGGAAATTAAAAGCGAATTTTCAGAAAACAGTGATCATCTAGCGATgatgagaatttttgaaaaatttttagaatttgatGAGATAGTTGATGCCGATAAACTAAGAAGATTCTGTAGAGATCTGAATTTAATTCCACATAAAATGGAAATGTTCCGAA agTTACGTAAAATTCATTCCGATTACTTAGTAGATGGTTTACATGATGTACTTCCATTTTCTGATGACTATTCTGATAAAGATGAATTTGTCAAAGCAGTATTGTATTCTGGAGTTGGAAATATATTACAACATCGAACCTGGGATATAGTGAAGAACAGATTAAAGAACAATACCAATGTTTTGCTTACTAG GAATAATCACAAAGCTACAATAACCCCAGAAAGTGTTAATTATAGAAGATACAAGTTTCCTACAAATTACTTACTATATATTAATGAAACTAGGTCCAACATACGTAGAACGACGTTAGTACGAGAATGTAGTTTTCTAACTAATTTATCAGTATTATTATtctccaataaaaaattaaaaatagataag GTCTGTGATAAAGATGCCCAAGAAGGTGTTGAAAACGAACATATAGAATTAGTTTTAGAGAATACAAATATAAAGTTCGTATGCAAAAAAAA ggaagctgaaaaaattattagatgtaAAGAAGTTATTCATTTATGTTACGGATATTTCATTGCTCAACTGACTCGTATCGGAGAGCGTAATGAGGATGTTAATGCTATTTGGAGTGATATATTGGAATTAATTAATGAAGTAATAAAcgataatacaaaataa